The nucleotide window TACTCCTTCAACTGTTCTAGATTTTATTGGAGGTTCCCGTATAATTACAGGTCTCCAGTAAGTTTCCATGAAAATTTTTTGCTGGATTAGCCCTCTTTTTCCAATAACAAGACCGGGTTTCTTAGCCTTTATTAGAACTTCTCCCAACTCATCATCAAACTTAATGTCTGTTACTTGAGCCTCTGGAGGAACGGAGCTTTTTATTATCTCGATGGTTTCCTTTTCATCCTTTCTCACGCTGCTGTCGGCCTTGATTACAATCCTCTTTTTTATTTCTTTCACTATTTTCTTTACTATATCCATTTTATCGTTCATAACCGAAGGGTTTTTTACATATACGGCTATCTCTGGCCCTTCAAATTCTATCCTAGTTATTCCGGCCTCTTTAGGTATTCCGTTGTATATTGATGATATTATACCTAGTCTAAAATTGGACACTCGTCTCACCAAAAACCAAGAAATACAACAACAATAGGTAATCCTTTATTATATTTAAATCTTCTTTCATTATATGGAGTTACAAGAGCATGTAATAGACCTGCCGAAGAAGGTATACGTTGGCAACGGTATACTCTCGAAGCTCGGAGACTATTTATATCAACTAAATGTGGTAGATCCTATTTTAGTAATTATAGGACCGACTGTACGGAAATTGGTACTAGGAGAGATTTTGAATAAAATAACATGGTTAGGGAAAGTTGAAATGGTAGAAGTAAACAATTCATCCATTGAGGAAGTTAATAGAACAGAGGAAATAGCCAAGAGGGTCAATCCAAAATTTATTCTTGGGATAGGCGGAGGCAAAACAATTGATGTAGCAAAGTACGTTGCGTATAGGCTAAATATTAATTTCATAAGTATTCCAACTGCCCCATCTCATGATGGAATAACCTCTCCGTTCGCATCCATAAAGGGTTTAGGAAAACCTGTTTCGGTTAAAGCAAAGACTCCCTACGCAATTATAGCAGATATACTCGTGTTGAGTTCAGCTCCAAGAAGGCTCATAAACGCTGGCATAGGTGATACGATAGGAAAATTAGTGGCTATTAGAGATTGGAAGCTCGCATCTAAACTCACGGGAGAGTATTACGGTGACTATACTGCTTCGCTAGCCCTTCTTTCAGCAAAGCATGCATTAGCATGTGCTAAAATTATACATAGGGACTTGAAGTATAGTGTCAGGTTACTCACAGAAGCCTTAATCAGCAGTGGCGTTGCAATGGGTATGGCTGGTAGTACTAGGCCAGCTAGTGGTTCGGAGCATCTGTTCGCTCATGCCGTAGATTTACTGCAGCCTAACGCAGCCATGCACGGCGAACTAGTTGGGATAGGAACGATACTAATGGCCTATGTACACGGAATTAATTGGAAAGAGATACGTAACGCCCTAAATAAAGTGGGCGCACCAACTACTGCAAGACAACTAGGGATCCCCAATGATATAATAATTAAGGCGCTGACTATTGCCCACACCAT belongs to Metallosphaera tengchongensis and includes:
- a CDS encoding NAD(P)-dependent glycerol-1-phosphate dehydrogenase encodes the protein MELQEHVIDLPKKVYVGNGILSKLGDYLYQLNVVDPILVIIGPTVRKLVLGEILNKITWLGKVEMVEVNNSSIEEVNRTEEIAKRVNPKFILGIGGGKTIDVAKYVAYRLNINFISIPTAPSHDGITSPFASIKGLGKPVSVKAKTPYAIIADILVLSSAPRRLINAGIGDTIGKLVAIRDWKLASKLTGEYYGDYTASLALLSAKHALACAKIIHRDLKYSVRLLTEALISSGVAMGMAGSTRPASGSEHLFAHAVDLLQPNAAMHGELVGIGTILMAYVHGINWKEIRNALNKVGAPTTARQLGIPNDIIIKALTIAHTIRPERYTILGDRGLTWGSAEKIARDTGVIE